Proteins encoded in a region of the Malaciobacter mytili LMG 24559 genome:
- a CDS encoding diguanylate cyclase, with protein MFKNSLFVKILLIFTLPALGILYFSTLLVYDKINTLSDITNIQKDIRYILYTERLINSLQKERGLAVIYLTSKKDKEKYILQKKKTDSYYKEFLEEIENINKNIKQLTFSVPKIQKIFSNFSFLRQQIDTQQLDAYSVILEYSYINESLLDTIYAIKPINSATKFNTKFSYIVNILLAKESAGVERALTSINIVLKSIPEDNYKKLLHTYSTQKINLKEFLLKADIEEIEFYNKLQNTLYTKKVYEIRNNLKELILNNKLDIQTWWEISTLRIEDLGKLHKFVSSDILKLSQKIQKEATTSQILSLSFLFICFATLISLLFVLKAIVFNQQKNFNKLEKQQNIYKILSRVNKLILKVKNRKKLFIKVLNSIDNIEPDIKLSMIYKVKKTQKRLLIAKGENSLKLEFVEDENTKNCVVKRAIVSGKNIILNSKIEKVCTLTPKFINENHLESVAVFPIKKFDKIVALLVLFSNNKNFFDNEVQILFNKMIIDIEYALEKIDYEKNKAKQEEELRIASYAFESNEPMIITNHEAKIINANQAFCKVMGYEKNEIKGNNPKIFKSEEHSDEFYHNMWNSILTKGTWSGEVYNKKKNGENIILKATITAIKDKQGNIKHYLSQYNDISEQKLKQQYLEYQATHDSLTALPNRLLLFDRIKHSINKITRHKTYGGIIFIDLDNFKTINDTMGHETGDILLKEVSKKLQETVRKEDTIARIGGDEFIVLADFIGTDKASARNNMQILASKIKGALNNIHTINGYANISTPSIGITLFNNDSFNENELIKQADTAMYLAKRAGKNTIKFFE; from the coding sequence TTGTTTAAAAATTCACTTTTTGTAAAAATATTGCTAATTTTCACACTTCCAGCATTAGGTATTTTATATTTTAGTACACTATTAGTTTATGATAAAATTAATACTTTAAGTGATATAACTAATATTCAAAAAGATATTAGATATATACTTTATACAGAAAGACTAATTAACTCTCTTCAAAAAGAAAGAGGCTTAGCAGTAATTTATCTTACATCAAAAAAAGATAAAGAAAAATATATATTGCAAAAGAAAAAAACTGATAGTTATTATAAAGAGTTTTTAGAAGAGATAGAAAATATCAATAAAAATATAAAACAACTAACTTTTAGTGTACCAAAAATACAAAAGATTTTCTCAAATTTTTCATTTTTAAGACAGCAAATTGATACTCAACAATTAGATGCTTATAGTGTAATTTTAGAGTATAGTTATATAAATGAATCTTTACTAGATACTATTTATGCAATAAAACCTATTAATAGTGCAACAAAATTTAATACAAAATTTTCATATATAGTAAATATTTTATTAGCAAAGGAGAGTGCAGGTGTTGAAAGGGCATTAACTTCAATAAATATAGTTTTAAAATCAATACCAGAAGATAATTATAAAAAGTTACTTCATACATATTCTACGCAAAAGATAAATTTAAAAGAATTTTTATTAAAAGCAGATATAGAAGAAATAGAGTTTTATAATAAATTACAAAATACTTTGTACACAAAAAAAGTTTATGAAATTCGAAATAACTTAAAAGAATTAATTTTAAATAATAAGTTAGATATTCAAACTTGGTGGGAAATATCTACTTTAAGAATAGAAGATTTAGGTAAACTTCATAAGTTTGTAAGTTCTGATATTTTAAAACTTTCGCAAAAAATACAAAAAGAGGCTACAACTTCGCAAATCTTAAGTTTATCTTTTCTTTTTATCTGTTTTGCAACACTAATTAGTCTTTTATTTGTTTTAAAAGCTATTGTTTTTAATCAACAAAAAAATTTTAATAAGTTAGAAAAACAACAAAATATATATAAAATTTTAAGCAGAGTAAATAAACTGATTTTAAAAGTAAAAAATAGAAAAAAACTTTTTATAAAAGTTTTAAATAGTATAGATAATATTGAGCCCGATATTAAACTAAGTATGATTTACAAAGTTAAGAAAACTCAAAAAAGATTACTTATAGCAAAAGGTGAAAACTCTTTAAAACTTGAATTTGTAGAAGATGAAAATACAAAAAACTGTGTAGTTAAAAGGGCTATTGTTTCAGGAAAAAATATTATATTAAACTCAAAAATAGAAAAAGTATGTACTTTAACACCTAAATTTATCAATGAAAATCACTTAGAATCAGTAGCTGTATTTCCTATAAAGAAGTTTGATAAAATTGTAGCTTTATTAGTTCTTTTTTCAAATAATAAAAACTTTTTTGATAATGAAGTACAAATACTTTTTAATAAGATGATTATTGATATTGAGTATGCACTAGAAAAAATTGATTATGAAAAAAATAAAGCAAAACAAGAAGAAGAGCTAAGAATAGCTTCATATGCTTTTGAATCAAATGAACCAATGATTATTACAAATCATGAAGCAAAAATAATCAATGCAAATCAAGCCTTTTGCAAAGTTATGGGATATGAAAAAAATGAAATAAAAGGTAATAATCCAAAGATTTTCAAATCAGAGGAACATTCTGATGAGTTTTATCATAATATGTGGAATTCTATTTTGACAAAAGGAACTTGGAGTGGGGAAGTATATAATAAGAAGAAAAATGGTGAGAATATTATTTTAAAAGCAACAATTACTGCAATAAAAGATAAACAAGGAAATATAAAACATTATTTATCACAATATAATGATATAAGTGAACAAAAACTAAAACAACAATATTTAGAATATCAAGCAACCCATGATAGCTTAACTGCACTTCCTAATAGATTGCTTTTATTTGATAGAATTAAGCACTCAATCAATAAAATAACTAGACACAAAACTTATGGAGGGATAATTTTTATTGACTTGGATAATTTTAAAACTATAAATGATACTATGGGGCATGAAACAGGTGATATATTATTAAAAGAAGTTTCAAAAAAACTTCAAGAAACAGTTAGAAAAGAAGATACTATTGCAAGAATTGGTGGTGATGAATTTATTGTTTTAGCTGATTTTATAGGCACTGACAAGGCAAGTGCAAGAAATAATATGCAAATTTTAGCTTCAAAAATAAAAGGTGCTTTAAATAATATTCACACTATTAATGGCTATGCAAATATCTCTACTCCTAGTATAGGAATAACACTATTTAATAATGATTCTTTTAATGAAAATGAATTAATTAAGCAAGCTGATACAGCAATGTATCTAGCAAAAAGAGCAGGAAAAAATACAATTAAGTTCTTCGAATAA